CGGATCCTCGCTCTGCCGGTCGTACGTGGCGGTGCCGAACGCCCAGTGCGACGGGTCTCCGCCGAGCAGCCCCTCGTACGGGTTGTCGTGCACCTCGTGGGTCGAGCCGGCCATCGGTTCCTTCCTCACATGTGCGGGACGTCGTCGGGGATCTCGTAGAACGTCGGATGCCGGTAGACCTTGTCTCCGCTCGGCGCGAACATCGGGTCCTTCTCGTCCGGGCTCGACGCCGTGATCGCGTCCGAGCGCACGACCCAGATGCTCACGCCCTCGCTACGGCGGGTGTAGACGTCGCGGGCGTGATGCACCGCCATCGCGTCGTCGGGTGCGTGCAGCGACCCGACGTGGACGTGGTTGAGGCCGCGCTTGCCTCGTACGAAGACCTCGTACAGGGGCCACTCCGCCTTGACGCTCATGCGTGCTCCTCCTCGCGCTCCGCGAAGGCGGTGGCCGCCTCGCGTACCCAGGCGCCGTCGTCGTGCGCGCGGCGGCGGTGTGCGATGCGCTGGACGTTGCACGGCCCGTTGCCGCCGATCACGTCGGCGAACTCGTCCCAGTCGGGCTGGGAGAAGTCGTAGTGACCCCGCTCCTCGTTCCACTGCAGTGCAGGGTCGGGCAGGGTGACTCCCAG
Above is a genomic segment from Mumia sp. Pv4-285 containing:
- the paaB gene encoding 1,2-phenylacetyl-CoA epoxidase subunit PaaB, translated to MSVKAEWPLYEVFVRGKRGLNHVHVGSLHAPDDAMAVHHARDVYTRRSEGVSIWVVRSDAITASSPDEKDPMFAPSGDKVYRHPTFYEIPDDVPHM